GAAGGATAGTCCTCATCCCTAAGAGAAAGGTCTCAATTGACGATATATTCGGAGCCGCGGGCGTTGGAAAGGTGGAACTGGAGGATGTGGAGGGAGGGCTTGCCGGAGAGGAAATTCGTTGATTCTAACGTATTCCTGTATGTCTTGAGAGCGGATCCTAGGTACGGGGAGAGAGCCAAAGCCCTCCTCGGGGAAGGAAGATTGGTGACATCCATCCTGGTGGTCTCCCAGGTGTTGGCTCATTTGGAGAGGAAGAGGTCTCTGAACGCAATTCCTCTATTTCTCGAGTTCTTGGAGGATCACCCAGTGGAAGTGCTGCCCACTCTCTTCGAAGACTTCATTGAGGCCTTGAGTTATGCTAGGAGAGAGGGTATAAGTCTGAAAATGTGGGACGACCTGATCATAGCAGCCCAAATGAAGAGGGAAGGGATAAGAGTAGTGGTGAGTAACGACAGAGATTTTGACCGGATTGACTGGATTGTAAGGGTATTCTGATGCGTGCGCGGAGTACAAGAGCAAGCCGATCTGGCGGGCAGTCTCAGGAAGACGCCTCCCCAAGGAGCGTTCCTCCCGACCACGTCGAGCCTCCTGACCCTCCCCTCCCTCAGATCGTAAACCTCCGTCCCCCTCAGCTCGCCTGGGATCTCGATGGGGACCTGACCGGCCGCGACCATCCCTAGGTCGTAGACCGCGAGGGCCCAGTGGCTCGAGTTGATCCTTTACTGGAAGCATCCCACCAGTAGGCATTCGGCGCACCATCACTCAACGCCTCCCCTTCAAGCTCTGAAGGTGTTAGAGCGATCCCGTCGTGCCCGAAGGTCATTGCTCCGGCGAAGGCTTAAAAGGATGCGTCCTCATCTCCGGGCAGTGAATAGCTCACATGCGTGAATCCCAGCCTGAAGTCAATCCTTCCGGCCTCCTCGTACACGGACTCCACGAGCTCGGGGACGTAGGTGGCTGGGCTCTCCCATTTCCCAACCTCCTATGGGAAGAAGACCGTCGTCCCCGTTCCTGACATCGGTGAAGTGGGACTCGCTGACGTTCCAGTCCGCGGAGGCCATGACCCGCGGTCCGCACCTGTAGGCCTGGTTGGAGACTATGAAAACCCTCAAGCCCCTCCTCTCTCCCTCCTCCCTGAGCTCACCTATGAAGGGGAGTAGGGCCTCCTGAAGGCTTTCGCCGGGGCTCTTCCTGAACTCCTCCACGTAGCCTGGAGCCTCCTCAGCTGTATCGGGATCGCAGGCCCGGGGGACCAGTCGAAGAGGCCCCTAGTACCCTTACCTCACCGTCTATCGACCAGCTCCCTGGCCCTCAGCGACCTTACCTCCTCGCTCCCGCAGTCGCAGGCTAGGGCAGGGCCGTATGGACCATCGAACCTCACAAGGAAGAGTGACTCGTTCCAATCCCGGCTTCCCACTCGTATCTGGCGAAGAGCCAGTCGTAGAGGATAGCCTCGCGCTAGAGCGCTTCAGCTCCCTGATAGCATCCTCGATCGGTTCCACCTCAACGATCTCGGAGATGACGGCCACTCTCATTCTGATCGCGGTTGGCCCATGAGGTAGAGGCGTACCCTGCCGTTGGGTTCGGGACGTGGGACCATCATACCGATAAGTCCCGAGAGGATCAGGATTAGTAGGAGCAGGGGGAACTCTCGCTTGCAAGCGGTTTACCTCCTATGTCGGTCTCATCCGCTCCCACTGAGGGGAAAACCTTTCGCGTCGATGCACTTGGCCAGTTACGGAAACTGATATGGGACGCCTCGGCTGCCGATCGCGCGGGCCGATCGGATGGCGTGTACCTCACCTGGGTAGTTCAGTCGGTTCAGCTCTTTCTTCAGTCACCAACTCTGGCTGAGGTCACCGTAACCACGCCCATCTCTCTGCATACCACGGCCTTCTTCAAACCTCCCGACTCCACCACATACACACCACTCCTGACAACCTCGCACACCTCGTCGCTGCCCGCAGGCACCTCAGGAAACTCGCAGATGATATTACCTCTCGCATCCATGACCCTCACCCCATCGAGACGGGTG
The Thermoproteota archaeon DNA segment above includes these coding regions:
- a CDS encoding type II toxin-antitoxin system VapC family toxin, which translates into the protein MWREGLPERKFVDSNVFLYVLRADPRYGERAKALLGEGRLVTSILVVSQVLAHLERKRSLNAIPLFLEFLEDHPVEVLPTLFEDFIEALSYARREGISLKMWDDLIIAAQMKREGIRVVVSNDRDFDRIDWIVRVF